TCTGCGTAATCTGTGGTTTAATAATCTATAATTTTTTTAATCTAATTCTCCGTTTACTTTTCTGAAAATACTTTTATTAATATAGTCAGTATCTGTAATAGCCTTTATCTCTATAATTACTTTGTTTTCAACAATTATATCCGCAATAAATCCTGATTCTATAACAGTATCCTTAAACTTAAGGTTCATTGGGACCTGAGTTTTTACCATTAATCCATTATTTTCAAGTTCATGAGCCAGAACTTTTTCATAAACCTTTTCCAATAAACCTGGTCCAAGCTCATTATAGACAGAAAAGATGCATTTCCTGACATAAAAACTTATCTCATTTTCTTTCATTATATTGTGTTTAAAATAACAGATATCTCTTAAGATTACTGTATTTGAGAAATCTGGGGAACCTGTAAATTACTCAAACATTTCAGCCCAACGTACGGCTTTTATTTCTTTTTCATTGTAAAGATCTTCTACTGATCTTGTAACGTCTAATTTGGGGTACAAATTGACTCCAATAAGCTTTATTTTACCTTCTTCCACCCATTTCTGTTCCTCAACGGCATGGTCATAGATCTTTTTCTGAATAATTCCCTGCTTTAAAAGCTCAAGATAACCTCCCCCTTCTTCTATTTCAATGAACAGTGCCCACGATTTTTCAGCGATTTGACGGGTAATCTCTTCAACATAATAGCTTCCGTTCGATGCATCTTCAAATACATTAATGATACTTTCATAAGCCAGAACAATCTGCTGCTTAAAGGAGATCTCTTCAGAGTTATCGGTACTTCTGTCAACAAGATAATTGTTGCTGAACACCGCATCTGCTCCTGCAATCATTGCGGAAGCCAGTTCGAGAGTTGAACGGATAAGATTGTTTTCACTGTCTGCTACAGCCTTATTTCTTAAAGAGGTTTCGGCAAAAATATATGGTGTTTCATTTAAGCCATATTCTTTTGAAAGCTGATTAAAGACTATTTTAAAAGCTCTCAGCTTAGCCATTTCAAAGAAATAGTTTCCTCCTACTGCTATTCTGAAAATCAGTTTGCGTAAAATTTCAGGACCATAGACTTCGGCAAGTTCCTTAGCCTTTGCCAACGCAATTCCTAACTGCTGATCAATGGCTGCTCCTGCATTCTGATGAAGTGAAATATCAACGCAGATGTTTCTTTTGAAATCCTTCGATAAAAGTTCTTTGGCCAGCTGGTCATCAATAGTTCCTTGTTTTTCGTTGAAAACATCGATCAGTGAGAAATACTGATCTTCTTCTTTGGGGCTTATGTGGCCTGCAAGATCATTATTGTTGACAAAGATTGTTTTTTCTTCAAGATTTTCTACGTTGTGATCCAAAATAAATGCAAATACATCTTCTTCCAGGCTCTCATGGTATCTGGCTACCAGATGGGTATTTTCTTCAACTTTCGGCAGATTGACCAGCGGTCTCTGTACATCACTGTAAAAAGGTTTCACCTCTATTCCTTCTAAGTTTTCTTTCTTCAGAATGGAATAAATATCATCTGTTTTAAGTTGTTTTCTTACTAAATTTTCCCAGTTTGGAAGTATATCTGCTGACATTGGCTGTTTGTTATGGTCAATAGTGAACTTTGCTTCGCAGGTCAATGGTGAATTTTTAAAAATTGACGATTGACCGTTGAAAATTCACTATTACGTTTATAATTTATGTGAATGGTGAATTTTGCTTCGCAAATCAGTTTTAAATCTATAAAATTGACTCCTGACAATTCACTGCGAAGCTTATTGACTCCCCATGTTTTAAATATCTACTTTTTGGCCTCATTGGCGCTGTCTACCACCAGAATAAAGATTTCCTCATCCGGTTTTTTCATAAAATAATTTTCTCTGGCGTATTTTTCTTTTTCCGACTTATTGTTCATCAGCTTTTTATAAAAGGCATCATTTTTTCCGTATTCCGTTTTATAATATTCAAGCTGGTCTTCATATCGGCTAATCTCGCCGTTCAGCTCATTAATAACAAGGAAAGAGGTTTTATCAAAGAAAATCATCCAGACCAGAAACATACAGATGGTAATGGTATATTTATTCAGAACATATTTCTGGATTATTTTGAATGTCTCAGACTTTGGCTGGATATCTTTAATAAGCTTGTTTTCTTTCATTTTAATGTTTTCTCAACGAATTTTTAATAACAGTGGTTAAAAAATCAATCGCTACGGAATTCTGTCTCATATTGGGAATGATCAAATCGGCTTCATTCTTGGATGGCTCTATGAATTCCTGGTGCATAGGCTTTAAGGTGGTCTGATAACGGTGTAAAACTTCACCTAAATCTCTTCCTCTATCCTGAGTGTCTCTTCGGATTCTTCGGATTAATCTTTCGTCAGAATCTGCATGTACAAAAACTTTTAAATCGAACTCTTTTAATAGTTCTTTGTTGGTAAGGACCAAAATTCCTTCTACAACCAAAACATTTCTAGGTTCTACAGTGACATGGTCGCCAGTTCGGGAATGGGTGACAAAGCTATAAATGGGCTGTTCTATAGGCTCATTGTTCTTTAAAGCTTTCACATGTTTTATCATTAAATCGAAATCTATAGACTTTGGATGATCGTAGTTCAGCGCTTCTCTTTCAGTCAGTGTCAGATTCGGGTTGTCATGATAATAATTATCCTGAGAAAGGATATTCATTCCTTCAATATCAAGCTGTTGCAGTATTTTATCAACAACTGTAGTTTTGCCGGATCCTGTACCTCCAGCAATTCCTATTACAAGCATTCTTTTTTTGTTTCTTTATAGTTGGCACAAATATACTATTTTAGATGAATGCAAATAAAGCAATCGGTGCAGAAATTAGTTTTAAACCAAAAAAAATCCGATGTATAAACACCGGATTTAAGAGATCTAATTTTATTTTTTAATGAACTTGGCGGATAATTCAACTCCTTTTACGGTCAGAATATAGTTTCCGGACTGAAGATTTGAAATATCGATCTTTCCTTTTCCGCTTCCAATGGTGGTTTCTATTACTTTTCTGCCTTCCATATTATAAATTTC
The Chryseobacterium sp. W4I1 DNA segment above includes these coding regions:
- the udk gene encoding uridine kinase translates to MLVIGIAGGTGSGKTTVVDKILQQLDIEGMNILSQDNYYHDNPNLTLTEREALNYDHPKSIDFDLMIKHVKALKNNEPIEQPIYSFVTHSRTGDHVTVEPRNVLVVEGILVLTNKELLKEFDLKVFVHADSDERLIRRIRRDTQDRGRDLGEVLHRYQTTLKPMHQEFIEPSKNEADLIIPNMRQNSVAIDFLTTVIKNSLRKH
- a CDS encoding GxxExxY protein — encoded protein: MKENEISFYVRKCIFSVYNELGPGLLEKVYEKVLAHELENNGLMVKTQVPMNLKFKDTVIESGFIADIIVENKVIIEIKAITDTDYINKSIFRKVNGELD
- a CDS encoding septum formation initiator family protein, encoding MKENKLIKDIQPKSETFKIIQKYVLNKYTITICMFLVWMIFFDKTSFLVINELNGEISRYEDQLEYYKTEYGKNDAFYKKLMNNKSEKEKYARENYFMKKPDEEIFILVVDSANEAKK
- a CDS encoding methylmalonyl-CoA mutase family protein; this encodes MSADILPNWENLVRKQLKTDDIYSILKKENLEGIEVKPFYSDVQRPLVNLPKVEENTHLVARYHESLEEDVFAFILDHNVENLEEKTIFVNNNDLAGHISPKEEDQYFSLIDVFNEKQGTIDDQLAKELLSKDFKRNICVDISLHQNAGAAIDQQLGIALAKAKELAEVYGPEILRKLIFRIAVGGNYFFEMAKLRAFKIVFNQLSKEYGLNETPYIFAETSLRNKAVADSENNLIRSTLELASAMIAGADAVFSNNYLVDRSTDNSEEISFKQQIVLAYESIINVFEDASNGSYYVEEITRQIAEKSWALFIEIEEGGGYLELLKQGIIQKKIYDHAVEEQKWVEEGKIKLIGVNLYPKLDVTRSVEDLYNEKEIKAVRWAEMFE